A stretch of DNA from Deinococcus sp. YIM 134068:
GCGAGCAGATCGGCATTCACGAGACCGCGCGTCTCCGGCGTGCTCGGCAGCAGGAGGACCACCCAGTCGGCCCCGGAGAGCGCCGCGTCGCGTTCGGCCTGCGGCGTGCGCGAGCGAATGCCCGTCACGCGCGCCCCGAACGGCGTCAGCATCTCCTCCAGAATCCGCCCGATGTGCCCGTAGCCCCAGATCACGACCTGCCTGCCGTCCAGCGTGCCGAGGTCGGTCGTCGGTGCCCAGCGTCCCTCATGCTGTGCGTCGCGGAAGCGGTGCTGGCCGCGCTCGGCGGCGAGCATTCCGGCGGCGGTGTGGACGGCGACCGCGCGGTCGTGCAGGCGGTGGGCGTTGTACAGGGCGACGCCTTCCGCCAATGCGCCCGCCACATGCTCGATGCCCGCCGTGAGGGTGAGGACCCACCCCAGGCCGGATCGCCGCAACAACTCGCCGCGCAGCTCGGCGGTGGCGAGCCACAGCACCAGCCCCTCGGCCTCACCCTCGGGGGCGTGGTCGCGGGAATAGAAGGCAAACTCCACGCCCTCCACCCGCAGCTCGCGGAAGTCGGGCAGATCAGGCACCAGCACGCGCACTTTGCCACTCTCCTCTCG
This window harbors:
- a CDS encoding NAD(P)-dependent oxidoreductase, with protein sequence MRVLVPDLPDFRELRVEGVEFAFYSRDHAPEGEAEGLVLWLATAELRGELLRRSGLGWVLTLTAGIEHVAGALAEGVALYNAHRLHDRAVAVHTAAGMLAAERGQHRFRDAQHEGRWAPTTDLGTLDGRQVVIWGYGHIGRILEEMLTPFGARVTGIRSRTPQAERDAALSGADWVVLLLPSTPETRGLVNADLLARLKPGAWISNQGRGNLIVTADLLAALDSGHLGGAVLDVTDPEPLPEDHPLWSRPNVVITPHIASTTADLFARGAEYTQAFLTELVGGREPEGRVEPGRAY